The following proteins are co-located in the Mesorhizobium australicum WSM2073 genome:
- a CDS encoding mandelate racemase/muconate lactonizing enzyme family protein has product MKITRIYVWQHELPLTKPYWLSGGRLKFEKLDSTFVRIDTDAGLSGWGEGCPWGNTYLPAHGPGIRAGIATLVPALLGRDPCALDAINRTMDKALPGHLYVKSAIDMACWDILGRASGMPLWRLFGGEEADPVAVNSSISTGSNEEMIALIREAYAHGYRTHSAKVGGSDPAHDISRIEAIEAALQPDETVTYDVNRAWLPAVAIRVLNNVGLRGWVEQPCQTLSQCAQVARRVSQPIMLDECLHTFEDHLEAWKLGACEGVKVKPNRVGGLTKARQIRDFGVSVGWQMHIEDLGGSALADTAAIHLASSTAAENRLASWLCHHHLAVDLVAGQGARNIDGFATPPSDPGLGVEPDVEVLGEAVAVYS; this is encoded by the coding sequence ATGAAGATCACCCGGATTTACGTGTGGCAGCACGAGCTTCCGCTGACGAAACCTTACTGGCTGTCCGGCGGCCGGCTGAAGTTCGAGAAACTCGACAGCACTTTCGTGCGCATCGACACGGATGCCGGTCTGTCCGGCTGGGGCGAAGGCTGTCCATGGGGCAACACCTACCTGCCTGCCCACGGACCTGGCATCCGGGCTGGCATCGCAACGCTGGTGCCAGCGCTGCTCGGGCGCGACCCGTGCGCGCTTGACGCGATCAACCGCACTATGGACAAAGCCTTGCCCGGCCATCTCTACGTCAAGTCGGCCATCGACATGGCCTGCTGGGACATTCTCGGCAGGGCGAGCGGCATGCCGCTGTGGCGCCTGTTTGGTGGCGAAGAAGCAGATCCGGTCGCAGTCAATTCGTCGATCTCGACCGGCTCGAATGAGGAGATGATTGCCCTTATCCGGGAGGCGTATGCGCACGGCTACCGCACCCATTCGGCAAAGGTGGGTGGCAGCGACCCGGCGCACGACATCTCCAGGATAGAGGCAATCGAGGCCGCCCTGCAGCCCGACGAGACCGTGACCTATGATGTCAATCGTGCCTGGCTGCCGGCGGTCGCGATCCGGGTCTTGAATAATGTAGGCCTGCGGGGCTGGGTCGAGCAGCCCTGCCAGACCCTGTCGCAGTGCGCGCAGGTGGCGAGAAGGGTGAGCCAGCCGATCATGCTGGACGAATGCCTGCACACTTTCGAGGACCATCTGGAAGCCTGGAAGCTCGGTGCCTGCGAAGGCGTCAAGGTGAAGCCGAACCGGGTCGGGGGACTGACTAAGGCCAGGCAGATCCGGGATTTCGGCGTGTCGGTGGGGTGGCAGATGCATATCGAGGACCTCGGCGGCTCCGCACTGGCCGATACGGCTGCCATCCACCTGGCGTCCTCCACGGCAGCCGAAAACAGGCTTGCGAGCTGGCTTTGCCATCATCATCTCGCTGTCGACCTGGTTGCGGGCCAGGGTGCCAGGAACATCGACGGCTTTGCTACCCCGCCGAGCGACCCCGGTCTCGGCGTCGAACCGGACGTCGAGGTGCTGGGTGAGGCAGTTGCGGTCTATTCGTGA
- a CDS encoding carboxymuconolactone decarboxylase family protein — MKKDLFDEGLPRRKATLEAEYVEKNLAAADAFTRPFQEAMTAWCWGFGWGDEALDAQTRSLMNLAIIGGLGKMHEWETHCRGALNNGVSMEEIRAAIHVVGIYCGVPQALELSCRQQGS; from the coding sequence GTGAAGAAAGATTTGTTCGACGAGGGCCTTCCCAGGCGCAAGGCCACCTTGGAGGCCGAATACGTGGAGAAGAACCTCGCCGCTGCAGACGCCTTCACCCGTCCCTTCCAAGAGGCGATGACCGCCTGGTGCTGGGGGTTCGGCTGGGGCGACGAAGCGCTCGACGCCCAGACGCGATCGCTCATGAACCTCGCGATAATCGGGGGGCTCGGAAAGATGCACGAGTGGGAAACCCATTGCCGCGGCGCGCTCAACAACGGTGTGTCCATGGAAGAGATCCGCGCCGCGATCCATGTCGTCGGTATCTACTGTGGCGTGCCGCAGGCGCTTGAGCTTTCGTGTCGCCAGCAAGGTTCTTGA
- a CDS encoding aldehyde dehydrogenase family protein, producing the protein MPEVKAYWQNYIDGAWTDGGAGRIVVDDPATGENLAEQGLADAGDVNRAVVAARACHETGVLTAMRPVERGRMVQAMGDYLLANIDIIAEVLCREAGKPLWEARLEVEGAARYFEYYGNQAETFEGRSIPLGEGYYDFTSYEPYGVSAQVIPWNYPLEMAARSLAPALATGNACVVKTPELAPLSSAYIAKAAEHAGLPRGAVNILCGLGREAGASLVGHRDVSQIVFIGSVTTGISIASAAARNVVPCVLELGGKSAAIVWPDADLDALVSSVRWGIFFNAGQVCSAMSRLIVHDDVHDEVVERVADMARSISVGPGLDRPDFGANMGAMISAAQRDRAEAMCREAKRQGARPVVGGRKLNQPGYFLEPTIFDGVTPDMNIARDEIFGPVLSVLKFGEDEEAVRIANGTDYGLVGGVFTADVTRAMKTAARLRAGQVFVNEWFAGGVETPFGGYGKSGYGREKGREALWNYVQTKNIAISLQS; encoded by the coding sequence ATGCCTGAGGTTAAGGCATATTGGCAGAACTATATTGACGGCGCATGGACCGACGGCGGTGCCGGCAGGATCGTGGTCGACGATCCCGCAACAGGTGAAAATCTGGCCGAGCAGGGGCTTGCCGATGCCGGCGATGTCAACCGTGCGGTCGTAGCTGCCAGAGCGTGTCACGAAACTGGCGTGCTGACTGCAATGCGTCCGGTCGAGCGCGGCCGGATGGTCCAGGCGATGGGTGACTACCTTCTGGCCAATATCGACATCATTGCGGAAGTGCTGTGTCGTGAGGCGGGCAAGCCGCTCTGGGAGGCGCGGCTCGAGGTCGAGGGTGCGGCGCGTTACTTCGAATATTACGGCAACCAGGCCGAAACGTTCGAGGGCCGCTCGATCCCGCTCGGCGAGGGCTATTACGACTTCACCAGCTACGAGCCCTATGGCGTGTCCGCGCAGGTGATCCCGTGGAACTATCCGCTGGAGATGGCCGCACGCTCGCTAGCGCCGGCTTTGGCCACGGGCAATGCCTGCGTCGTCAAGACCCCCGAACTCGCCCCGCTGTCCAGCGCATACATCGCTAAGGCGGCCGAGCATGCTGGCCTGCCGCGCGGCGCAGTCAACATACTGTGCGGGCTTGGTCGCGAAGCCGGGGCATCGCTGGTCGGCCACCGAGACGTCAGCCAGATCGTCTTCATCGGCTCCGTGACGACTGGCATCAGTATCGCCTCAGCTGCGGCCAGGAACGTCGTCCCCTGCGTGCTGGAGCTCGGCGGCAAATCGGCCGCGATCGTCTGGCCCGACGCCGACCTCGACGCGCTTGTGTCGTCGGTGCGCTGGGGGATTTTCTTCAATGCCGGCCAGGTATGCTCCGCCATGTCCAGACTGATCGTCCATGATGACGTTCACGACGAGGTCGTCGAACGGGTGGCCGATATGGCCCGCTCGATCTCGGTCGGACCGGGCCTCGATCGACCGGACTTCGGCGCAAATATGGGGGCGATGATCTCCGCTGCTCAGCGCGATCGCGCCGAGGCAATGTGCCGCGAGGCTAAACGCCAGGGCGCCCGACCCGTGGTCGGTGGTCGCAAACTCAACCAGCCCGGTTACTTCCTCGAGCCGACCATATTTGACGGTGTTACACCGGACATGAACATCGCCCGAGACGAGATCTTCGGACCGGTCCTGTCCGTCCTAAAGTTCGGTGAGGACGAGGAGGCAGTGCGCATTGCCAACGGAACCGATTACGGGCTCGTAGGTGGCGTCTTTACCGCCGACGTCACCCGAGCGATGAAAACAGCCGCGCGGCTGCGCGCCGGACAAGTCTTCGTTAACGAATGGTTCGCCGGGGGCGTCGAGACGCCCTTCGGCGGCTATGGCAAGTCCGGCTACGGGCGGGAAAAGGGCCGCGAGGCGTTATGGAACTACGTGCAAACCAAGAACATCGCGATCTCACTTCAATCTTAG
- a CDS encoding aromatic ring-hydroxylating oxygenase subunit alpha yields the protein MNIPAMPPIVPLRSLEAHYYTDLEIFAKEQAGLLARSWQFAGHVSLVEKPGDYFTFEIAGQNLFCIRDRDGEVRSFYNVCQHRAHELVHGTGNSKLTVCPYHAWTYEISGQLRSGPNIKAVPGFDRHDVCLPSVRTEVFLGFVFVNLDPDAHPMDEWFSRVREELTEYVPDIERLKPLEWVEIPERCNWKVSVENYSECYHCQFNHKTFSTGVIKPETYDIQPQGYCLRHTTECQNLERMSYPIDLAANPRARKYSSWFLWPTFSFQVYPGNVLNTYHWRPKGVDEVVVWRGWYTINGADSDMIRKLAIQDRATTVEEDIHIVESVQRGLKSRGYRPGPLVIDPNCGVNSEHSIRVLQEWMREAVHA from the coding sequence ATGAATATCCCCGCGATGCCGCCGATTGTGCCCCTGCGATCTCTGGAAGCCCATTACTACACCGACCTAGAGATCTTTGCCAAGGAACAGGCCGGCCTGCTAGCTCGCTCATGGCAATTTGCCGGGCACGTCAGTCTGGTGGAGAAGCCGGGCGACTACTTCACGTTCGAGATCGCCGGCCAGAACCTGTTCTGTATCCGGGATCGCGACGGTGAAGTGCGATCCTTCTACAATGTGTGCCAGCACCGGGCGCATGAGTTGGTGCACGGGACCGGAAATTCAAAGCTCACCGTTTGCCCCTATCATGCTTGGACGTATGAGATCAGCGGACAACTGCGCAGCGGTCCGAACATTAAGGCGGTTCCGGGTTTCGACCGGCACGACGTTTGTTTGCCATCCGTGAGAACCGAGGTTTTTCTGGGCTTCGTGTTCGTGAATCTCGATCCAGATGCGCACCCCATGGATGAATGGTTCTCGAGAGTTCGAGAAGAACTAACTGAATATGTCCCTGACATCGAGCGGTTGAAACCACTAGAATGGGTCGAGATTCCCGAACGCTGCAACTGGAAAGTCTCCGTCGAAAACTATTCCGAGTGCTATCACTGCCAGTTCAATCACAAAACTTTTTCGACCGGCGTGATCAAGCCGGAAACCTATGACATCCAGCCTCAAGGCTATTGCCTCAGGCATACAACCGAATGCCAGAACCTGGAGCGCATGAGCTACCCGATTGATCTCGCCGCCAATCCCCGCGCCCGGAAGTATTCGTCGTGGTTCTTGTGGCCAACATTCTCCTTCCAGGTCTACCCCGGCAACGTGCTGAACACCTATCACTGGCGCCCCAAGGGCGTGGATGAGGTCGTCGTATGGCGCGGCTGGTACACGATCAACGGAGCCGATTCGGATATGATACGCAAGCTGGCTATCCAAGATCGGGCGACCACGGTGGAGGAAGATATCCACATCGTTGAATCCGTCCAGCGCGGTCTGAAAAGCCGCGGCTATCGGCCTGGCCCACTCGTTATCGACCCCAATTGCGGCGTCAATTCCGAGCACTCGATACGTGTGCTCCAAGAGTGGATGCGCGAGGCCGTCCATGCCTGA
- a CDS encoding 2-oxoglutarate and iron-dependent oxygenase domain-containing protein translates to MITLPQISLTKLTADATRHEERERLRLACEESGFFYLEHGIPKEQITEAIQASRRFFALPQSTKERFGHAAQDVYPTTARGYSPLHGEVLHPEAGPEAVSNIQRFHQRRQELGIYWSEDQR, encoded by the coding sequence ATGATCACGCTACCGCAAATCTCACTGACAAAATTGACAGCCGATGCAACGCGACACGAAGAGCGCGAGCGCCTGCGCCTGGCATGCGAGGAGTCCGGGTTCTTCTACCTTGAGCACGGCATCCCGAAAGAACAGATTACAGAAGCCATCCAGGCTTCCCGGCGGTTCTTCGCGTTGCCACAATCGACAAAGGAACGTTTCGGCCACGCCGCCCAAGACGTGTACCCCACTACCGCCCGTGGATACAGTCCCTTGCACGGCGAGGTGCTACATCCCGAGGCTGGTCCCGAGGCCGTCAGCAACATCCAGCGATTTCATCAGCGACGCCAGGAGCTTGGTATCTACTGGAGTGAGGATCAACGATGA
- a CDS encoding class I SAM-dependent DNA methyltransferase: protein MTTLNEQTAIEQAARKRIKDSHALDGDVGRLARFYRGWASSYELDVGREGYCGPTVVAELASAVQTAYFANERAAIAILDAGCGTGLVGAQLNRLGFQLLDGFDLSEDMAGKARKSHVYRHVQGDVDLNGPLSDYSSATYDITVCCGVFTLGHVRPDALRELARVTRPDGFIIASTRKSYAEATSFEDEVRRLQDEDLLVTAQCLSNGRYLAEEGAHYWVFQVTHKANARTEKQL from the coding sequence ATGACCACTCTGAATGAGCAGACGGCAATAGAGCAAGCCGCACGAAAGCGCATCAAGGACTCCCATGCCCTCGACGGCGACGTCGGTCGCTTGGCCCGCTTCTATCGCGGATGGGCCAGTTCCTATGAACTGGATGTTGGCCGCGAGGGCTACTGCGGGCCGACGGTTGTTGCGGAACTCGCGAGCGCGGTGCAGACGGCGTATTTTGCCAATGAACGAGCAGCCATCGCAATCCTTGACGCCGGGTGCGGAACGGGCCTCGTTGGCGCGCAGTTGAATCGCCTCGGCTTCCAGTTGCTAGACGGGTTCGACCTTTCCGAAGACATGGCAGGAAAGGCGCGAAAAAGCCACGTCTACCGCCATGTCCAAGGCGATGTCGACCTTAATGGGCCGCTCTCCGACTACTCCAGTGCGACTTATGACATTACTGTTTGCTGCGGCGTCTTCACGCTCGGGCACGTCCGACCGGACGCATTGCGCGAACTTGCTCGCGTGACGCGCCCCGATGGGTTCATCATCGCAAGCACCCGCAAAAGCTATGCGGAGGCCACATCCTTTGAAGATGAGGTGCGGCGTCTGCAGGATGAGGACCTGCTTGTGACGGCACAGTGTTTAAGCAACGGCAGATACCTCGCGGAGGAGGGCGCCCACTACTGGGTTTTCCAGGTGACCCATAAAGCCAATGCGCGAACGGAGAAGCAGCTATGA
- a CDS encoding NAD(P)-dependent oxidoreductase: MSTVEAAPAALFGNAERIGFVGTGSMGRPMIAKLLEAGYLVNVYDIDPAAAKDVVEKGARWHDAPCDAARDCEIVITCLPMPRDVFDNMTGEQGAMAGMPPGGVWIDASTTDYHNTIEIARRAAAIGVYSLEAPVSNLSHMGVDFGNVSFFVGGPLEAYVRCEAALQAMGAVSFHVGNIGQGQSVKLLTNLLFYAAAVASGDALCRSVRDGVPAQQAWRKFVGSSANSVAVEQFVPFLLDGSYDRSCTLEITMKDMDLTVQLADELGVGLPIGRTIEERYSLAGRKFDRHDSHLSVVELAQAAYGAGLQVPGYRAPSKYGADPAHPPDQEFLTDPVGRIKPKREHMFPLEDVPLSDVQIRLLESLSVELTNLNRLILDEAFDLGRGMGLSDALIHDVITWSVGASAWSDSHAQQYGNRQPIAPPLTNVPHLIYPYTEELS, translated from the coding sequence TTGTCTACTGTAGAAGCCGCGCCCGCCGCTCTTTTCGGCAACGCCGAACGCATCGGATTCGTTGGTACCGGCAGCATGGGGCGGCCGATGATCGCCAAGCTCCTGGAGGCCGGCTATCTGGTGAATGTGTACGATATTGATCCCGCGGCTGCAAAAGACGTGGTCGAAAAGGGAGCCCGGTGGCATGATGCACCGTGTGACGCGGCCCGCGATTGCGAGATTGTCATTACTTGTCTGCCGATGCCCCGCGATGTCTTTGACAACATGACGGGCGAGCAGGGCGCTATGGCCGGAATGCCACCGGGCGGCGTGTGGATCGACGCGTCTACTACCGACTACCACAATACGATCGAGATCGCCCGACGGGCGGCAGCAATTGGCGTGTATTCGCTAGAAGCGCCCGTGAGCAACTTGTCTCACATGGGGGTCGATTTTGGCAATGTCAGCTTCTTCGTGGGTGGGCCATTGGAAGCCTATGTACGTTGCGAGGCGGCGTTGCAAGCCATGGGAGCCGTCTCCTTCCATGTCGGAAACATCGGTCAGGGCCAGTCGGTCAAACTTCTGACGAACCTTCTCTTTTACGCTGCGGCCGTTGCCAGCGGTGACGCGCTCTGCCGAAGCGTACGCGACGGCGTTCCAGCCCAGCAGGCGTGGCGCAAGTTTGTCGGTTCTTCGGCGAACTCCGTTGCAGTCGAGCAATTCGTCCCGTTTCTCCTAGATGGCAGTTACGATCGCTCTTGCACTCTGGAGATCACGATGAAGGATATGGACTTGACCGTCCAGCTGGCCGACGAACTCGGCGTGGGACTGCCGATCGGGCGCACGATCGAAGAGCGCTATAGCCTGGCGGGAAGGAAGTTCGATCGACACGACAGCCATCTGAGCGTCGTCGAACTGGCGCAGGCGGCCTACGGCGCTGGACTGCAAGTGCCGGGTTATCGCGCGCCATCCAAATACGGTGCCGACCCCGCGCATCCGCCAGACCAAGAATTTCTGACCGATCCCGTCGGACGGATCAAACCGAAGCGCGAGCATATGTTTCCGCTCGAGGACGTCCCGCTAAGTGACGTCCAGATACGGCTACTCGAGTCTCTGTCCGTCGAGCTCACTAACTTGAATCGCCTGATCCTTGACGAGGCGTTTGATCTTGGGCGCGGCATGGGCCTGAGCGATGCCCTGATCCACGACGTTATCACCTGGAGCGTAGGCGCCTCCGCATGGTCGGATAGCCATGCTCAGCAATACGGCAACCGACAGCCCATTGCCCCGCCGCTGACGAATGTACCCCATCTCATCTACCCCTACACGGAGGAACTGTCATGA
- a CDS encoding D-alanine--D-alanine ligase family protein, with protein MRVAVVSNHDHTGVINRFGQPIPEFGDREEVESVVAALQEGGHETLICDGDKGLLATLERFMPPDRQSRPSGIVFNLAWGSQGERPEAGVPAMLEMAGVPCTGPGPLGYGLAFDKVIIKRLIRDRGVPTPNFRVMRLGTETTGDLRFPLVVKPRYECASFGLQLAHEPAQLRQAVEVIVTLYAQDALVEEYIDGREITVALLGNRELEVLPLVEYDFRDREKRCLTREAKQRRICPGQIGSRLATVLQDISVATFLECQCRDYARVDLRIDRSGQAFVLEINNMPSLRMRASYVLAARTAGYTFSSLVNRILDVAHMRYFGIGIPNAEHASNRGRRIGSS; from the coding sequence ATGCGGGTAGCAGTCGTATCGAACCATGATCATACAGGTGTGATCAACCGGTTCGGGCAGCCTATTCCGGAGTTCGGCGACCGCGAAGAGGTGGAAAGCGTGGTGGCGGCGCTGCAAGAGGGAGGTCACGAGACGCTGATTTGCGACGGCGACAAAGGACTGCTCGCTACGCTCGAGCGGTTCATGCCCCCCGATCGGCAATCCCGGCCCTCGGGGATCGTCTTCAACTTGGCGTGGGGAAGTCAGGGCGAGCGCCCTGAAGCCGGCGTTCCGGCCATGCTTGAGATGGCAGGCGTGCCGTGTACCGGACCGGGCCCGCTTGGATATGGTCTGGCGTTCGACAAGGTCATCATCAAGAGGCTCATCCGCGATCGCGGAGTGCCGACGCCAAATTTTCGGGTGATGCGTCTCGGCACCGAGACTACCGGCGACCTGCGATTCCCATTGGTAGTGAAGCCGCGTTACGAATGCGCGAGCTTCGGGTTACAGCTGGCACATGAGCCCGCTCAGTTGAGGCAGGCCGTGGAGGTGATCGTAACGCTGTATGCTCAGGACGCACTCGTCGAAGAATACATTGATGGGCGAGAAATCACTGTCGCGCTGCTTGGAAATCGAGAGCTCGAGGTGTTACCCCTTGTGGAATACGACTTCCGCGACCGCGAAAAGCGTTGTCTGACTCGGGAAGCTAAGCAGCGGAGAATTTGCCCGGGGCAAATCGGGAGTAGGCTTGCGACTGTGCTGCAAGATATTTCGGTTGCGACGTTCCTTGAGTGCCAGTGCCGGGACTACGCCCGCGTCGACCTACGGATCGACCGCTCCGGCCAGGCCTTTGTCCTCGAGATCAACAACATGCCGTCACTCCGTATGCGCGCCTCTTATGTTCTGGCAGCGAGGACCGCCGGATACACCTTCTCGAGTTTGGTAAATCGCATCCTTGATGTTGCGCACATGCGGTATTTCGGAATCGGCATCCCCAACGCCGAACACGCGTCGAATCGCGGCCGGAGGATCGGAAGTTCCTGA
- a CDS encoding ATP-grasp domain-containing protein: protein MTRRALILVEGHNRIGLLYMKAAQRLGLHPITLSADPARYDYLAAESIETIRVDTNSLDALIYECSRLGGTYDIAGITGFAGDDESIYATVGQLCRYFDLPGPNPASIEGCCNKFTQRQLLAEAGVPMPSYRLAANAAEVESAVAQIGLPVVIKPALGSGSIGVRLCRNVDDLAEHATYLLSGRHRSSPRILVEEFAQGPHYSADIMGNEVIGIEAAEFGPPPHFIFREYIHPAPLTSEEYKCIADLSLSCLRALGLGWGPSFVEFRWTKRGPVVIEVNPRIAGGANPQLVQLAYGVDLVTEHIKLTVGEGSDLRKKYSHSAGARFLIADRDGTLDWISGDCQAAGLPGVAEVELYAKPKTPIVRKGDYRDRIGHVVAASPSYSETETILEGAVNLINWSITPFPTSGEQEQSEAPHPPHQRRKLRNG from the coding sequence ATGACAAGAAGAGCGCTCATCCTGGTTGAAGGGCATAATCGTATCGGACTGCTGTATATGAAAGCAGCCCAGCGCCTTGGTCTTCATCCAATCACCCTGTCGGCTGATCCAGCTCGGTACGACTACCTTGCGGCGGAAAGCATCGAGACAATCCGTGTCGATACAAACAGTCTCGATGCGCTGATCTACGAATGCTCCCGGCTGGGTGGGACGTATGACATTGCTGGCATTACGGGCTTTGCGGGCGACGACGAGTCGATCTATGCCACAGTTGGCCAGCTCTGCCGGTATTTCGATTTACCGGGGCCGAACCCCGCATCGATTGAAGGATGCTGCAACAAATTTACTCAACGTCAGCTCCTCGCGGAGGCCGGCGTTCCAATGCCTTCTTATCGCTTGGCAGCGAATGCGGCGGAGGTTGAAAGCGCTGTCGCGCAGATCGGTCTGCCGGTGGTTATCAAGCCAGCCCTAGGCAGCGGAAGCATTGGGGTTCGCTTGTGCCGCAACGTCGATGATCTAGCCGAACATGCGACCTATCTATTGAGCGGGAGGCACCGGTCTTCGCCGCGTATATTGGTCGAAGAATTCGCACAAGGCCCGCACTATAGCGCTGACATAATGGGAAATGAAGTCATTGGGATTGAGGCCGCTGAATTCGGCCCCCCACCGCATTTCATCTTTCGTGAGTACATCCATCCAGCCCCGCTGACTAGTGAGGAGTATAAATGCATCGCCGACCTTTCGCTCAGCTGTTTGCGAGCTCTCGGCCTTGGCTGGGGGCCATCCTTCGTTGAATTCCGGTGGACGAAGCGTGGCCCCGTCGTCATTGAAGTCAATCCGCGCATTGCGGGTGGGGCCAATCCTCAGCTGGTTCAGCTGGCTTACGGCGTCGACCTCGTCACCGAGCACATCAAGCTAACGGTCGGCGAGGGATCGGATTTGCGCAAAAAGTATTCGCATTCTGCGGGCGCGCGGTTCCTGATCGCAGATCGCGATGGCACCCTAGATTGGATCAGTGGCGACTGTCAGGCGGCTGGTTTACCTGGCGTCGCCGAGGTGGAATTGTACGCCAAACCCAAGACACCGATCGTCAGGAAAGGCGACTATCGAGACCGCATCGGACATGTCGTCGCTGCTTCACCCAGCTATTCTGAGACCGAGACGATACTTGAGGGAGCCGTCAACTTAATCAATTGGTCGATCACACCTTTTCCGACCTCCGGCGAACAGGAACAATCTGAAGCCCCTCACCCTCCGCACCAGAGGAGGAAGCTACGCAACGGGTGA